In a genomic window of Mycolicibacillus parakoreensis:
- a CDS encoding TetR/AcrR family transcriptional regulator, with protein sequence MPASPAADRPGPDTDPTRTVILDAAVAEFEQHGVRRVALEDVARRAGISRTTIYRRFANRDELVAAVIERENTALFADIAAELADAGGQTNYYVEAFTAAILRFRRHRVLNTMVTEEPALALQLAAEHYDAFVDRVAAALQVIFPAGFVDRIGAPTVVALADTIARYAMMAVLLPSREPLESAAAIRDFATAHFLPSLPPALRESAD encoded by the coding sequence GTGCCGGCTTCGCCCGCGGCTGACCGGCCGGGTCCCGACACCGACCCGACCCGCACGGTCATCCTCGACGCCGCGGTCGCCGAGTTCGAGCAGCACGGGGTGCGCCGGGTCGCCCTCGAGGACGTGGCGCGCCGTGCGGGGATCAGCCGCACCACCATCTATCGCCGGTTCGCCAACCGCGACGAGTTGGTGGCCGCGGTCATCGAGCGGGAGAACACCGCGCTGTTCGCCGACATCGCCGCCGAGTTGGCCGACGCCGGCGGGCAGACCAACTACTACGTCGAGGCGTTCACCGCGGCGATCCTGCGGTTCCGCCGCCACCGGGTGCTCAACACGATGGTCACCGAGGAGCCCGCGTTGGCCCTGCAGCTCGCCGCCGAGCACTACGACGCGTTCGTCGACCGGGTCGCCGCGGCGCTGCAGGTGATCTTCCCGGCCGGGTTCGTCGACCGGATCGGCGCGCCCACCGTGGTGGCGCTGGCCGACACCATCGCCCGCTACGCGATGATGGCGGTGCTGCTGCCCAGCCGCGAACCGCTGGAGAGCGCCGCGGCGATCCGGGACTTCGCCACCGCCCATTTCCTGCCCAGCCTGCCGCCCGCGCTGCGCGAATCGGCGGACTGA
- a CDS encoding oxygenase MpaB family protein, giving the protein MTELIENPRVPATPAPAPDALPLGPESLVWRYFGDNRMFLVGPRPGVLENMLAELGQGVLDHSVFFSDTAARLRRSLPPIFMTAYGADDDNPGQQVRDFHLDIKGEMPDGSRYHALDPDTYYWAHATFFDQVLYFADTFVKRLTRAEKEQLYLESKTWYRRYGVSERGMPADYAGFEAYWDRMLDEVLVAHKTATYAVGYVTKGFPRPKGVHPAVWRVVSVVFNPLAAFLTTGGLPPRARTMLGLPWSAAQERRYQRLAAVCRSRPVNWVWDHLPMRVRYNKFARAGFARG; this is encoded by the coding sequence ATGACGGAGTTGATCGAGAACCCTCGCGTGCCCGCGACCCCGGCCCCCGCCCCGGACGCCCTGCCGCTGGGCCCGGAGTCGCTGGTCTGGCGCTACTTCGGGGACAACCGGATGTTTCTGGTCGGGCCGCGCCCCGGGGTGCTGGAGAACATGCTGGCCGAACTCGGGCAGGGCGTGCTCGACCACTCGGTGTTCTTCTCCGACACCGCCGCGCGCCTGCGCCGGTCGTTGCCGCCGATCTTCATGACCGCCTACGGCGCCGACGACGACAACCCCGGCCAGCAGGTGCGCGACTTCCACCTCGACATCAAGGGCGAGATGCCCGACGGATCGCGCTACCACGCCCTGGACCCCGACACCTACTACTGGGCGCACGCCACCTTCTTCGACCAGGTGCTGTACTTCGCCGACACGTTCGTCAAACGGTTGACCCGTGCCGAGAAGGAACAGCTCTACCTGGAGTCCAAGACCTGGTATCGGCGCTACGGGGTGAGCGAACGGGGGATGCCGGCCGACTACGCCGGCTTCGAGGCCTACTGGGACCGGATGCTCGACGAGGTCCTCGTCGCCCACAAGACCGCCACCTACGCGGTCGGCTACGTCACCAAGGGCTTCCCCCGCCCCAAGGGGGTGCACCCGGCGGTGTGGCGGGTGGTGTCGGTGGTGTTCAACCCGTTGGCGGCGTTCCTGACCACCGGGGGCCTGCCGCCGCGGGCGCGCACCATGCTCGGGTTGCCGTGGAGCGCGGCCCAGGAGCGTCGCTACCAACGGCTTGCCGCCGTCTGCCGGTCGCGGCCGGTGAACTGGGTGTGGGATCATCTGCCGATGCGAGTGCGTTACAACAAGTTTGCGCGTGCCGGCTTCGCCCGCGGCTGA
- a CDS encoding alpha/beta hydrolase, translated as MLRLGLGATAGLWSLGGLLGPATAHGAPPEPSAAGTVLPTRDSGSFVSAARAGKETNWIIARPPNQTGPLRPVIALHGMDSDAAEVMSLGIEEQLAKVVADGGSPFAVIAADGGNSFWHRRASGEDSGAMILDELLPLMATKGVDTSRVAFMGWSMGGYGALMLGSQLGPARTAGICAVSPAIYLTYWGAPPVAFDGIDDWRTNTVFGRPELNAIPLRVDCGIGDGFYVATRQFVNHLDTPPAGGFTPGGHDAAFWRSQLADELAWLAS; from the coding sequence ATGTTGCGTCTGGGCCTCGGTGCCACCGCCGGCCTGTGGTCGCTCGGCGGGTTGTTGGGTCCGGCGACCGCGCACGGCGCCCCGCCGGAACCGTCGGCGGCGGGCACGGTGCTGCCCACCCGCGACTCCGGCTCGTTCGTCTCGGCCGCGCGCGCCGGAAAGGAGACCAACTGGATCATCGCGCGCCCGCCCAACCAGACCGGCCCACTGCGCCCGGTGATCGCCCTGCACGGGATGGACTCCGATGCCGCCGAGGTGATGAGCCTGGGCATCGAGGAGCAGTTGGCAAAGGTGGTGGCCGACGGCGGTTCTCCGTTCGCGGTGATCGCCGCCGACGGCGGCAACTCGTTCTGGCACCGCCGGGCCTCCGGCGAGGACTCCGGGGCGATGATCCTCGACGAGCTGCTGCCGCTGATGGCCACCAAGGGCGTCGACACCTCCCGGGTGGCGTTCATGGGCTGGTCGATGGGCGGCTACGGCGCGCTGATGCTCGGCTCCCAGCTGGGCCCGGCACGCACCGCGGGGATCTGCGCGGTGAGCCCGGCGATCTACCTGACCTACTGGGGGGCGCCGCCGGTGGCGTTCGACGGCATCGACGACTGGCGCACCAACACGGTGTTCGGCCGCCCGGAACTCAACGCGATCCCGCTGAGGGTGGACTGCGGGATCGGCGACGGCTTCTACGTCGCCACCCGCCAGTTCGTCAACCATCTCGACACCCCGCCGGCCGGGGGGTTCACCCCCGGTGGGCACGACGCGGCGTTTTGGCGCAGCCAACTCGCCGACGAGCTGGCCTGGCTGGCGTCGTAG
- a CDS encoding heavy metal translocating P-type ATPase produces MSTTDLALRGMTCASCAARVERGLNRLDGVHATVNLALERAHIDHDAAVTADQLIEAVQAAGYEAAVVGAGPEPVDPEVPEDQLRARLIVAAVLAAPVVALSMVPAWQFPGWQWLVFALSTPIVVWSGYPFHRAAAVTARHGASTMDTLVSLGTLAAYLWSTVVLVTGATERGGHVYFEVAAAVTAFLLAGRYAEARAKRSAGAALRALLTLGAKDAVVLRDGAEVRVPIEQLHVDDIVVVRPGERVATDGVITAGTSALDTSAMTGESVPVDVGPGAEALGGALNTYGRVLVRATRVGADTQLARMAKLVSDAQSGKASVQRLADRVSAVFVPAVLVVAAVTLLGWLVAGGSAAAAFTAAVAVLIIACPCALGLATPTAILVGTGRGAQLGILIKEPRVLENVRHVDTVVLDKTGTVTTGAMAVHDVTAHPGEDAATVLAHAAAVEAASEHPLAAAIVAAAKKRGLAPAAVTEFVNDPGTGVSGTVGGRRVSVSRTGTLAGVDLLTPAPARSGTVVDVAWDDRVRGTITLGDTIKPSSAAAIAELQAMGITPVLLTGDSAAVARRVADEVGIDPAHVIAGVLPTGKADAVAALQADGATVAMVGDGVNDSVALATADIGMAMGTGTDVAIEAGDLTLVRGDLRTVPTALRLSSRTLRTIRVNLFWAFGYNVAAIPLAALGLLNPMIAGAAMACSSVLVVLNSLRLRRFR; encoded by the coding sequence ATGAGCACGACCGACTTGGCGCTGCGCGGGATGACCTGCGCCTCGTGCGCCGCCCGCGTCGAGCGCGGGCTCAACCGGCTCGACGGGGTGCACGCGACGGTGAACCTCGCCCTCGAACGCGCCCACATCGACCACGACGCCGCGGTCACCGCCGACCAGCTCATCGAGGCGGTGCAGGCCGCCGGCTACGAGGCCGCGGTGGTCGGCGCCGGCCCCGAACCGGTCGACCCCGAGGTGCCCGAGGATCAGCTGCGGGCGCGGCTGATCGTCGCCGCGGTCCTGGCCGCCCCGGTGGTGGCGCTCTCGATGGTGCCGGCCTGGCAGTTCCCCGGGTGGCAGTGGCTGGTGTTCGCGTTGAGCACCCCGATCGTGGTCTGGAGCGGCTACCCGTTCCACCGCGCCGCGGCGGTCACCGCCCGCCACGGCGCCTCCACGATGGACACCCTGGTCTCGTTGGGCACGCTGGCCGCCTACCTGTGGTCGACGGTGGTGCTGGTCACCGGTGCCACCGAACGCGGTGGTCACGTCTACTTCGAGGTCGCCGCCGCGGTCACCGCGTTCCTGCTGGCCGGCCGCTACGCCGAGGCGCGCGCCAAGCGGTCGGCGGGCGCGGCGCTGCGCGCGCTGCTGACCCTGGGCGCCAAGGACGCCGTGGTGCTGCGCGACGGCGCTGAGGTGCGCGTGCCGATCGAGCAGCTGCACGTCGACGACATCGTCGTGGTGCGCCCCGGCGAGCGCGTCGCCACCGACGGGGTGATCACCGCGGGCACCTCCGCATTGGACACCTCGGCGATGACCGGTGAATCGGTGCCGGTCGACGTCGGGCCCGGCGCCGAGGCGCTCGGCGGGGCGCTCAACACCTACGGGCGGGTGCTGGTGCGCGCCACCCGGGTCGGCGCCGACACCCAGCTGGCCCGGATGGCCAAGCTGGTCAGCGACGCCCAGAGCGGCAAGGCGTCGGTGCAGCGGCTGGCCGACCGGGTCTCGGCGGTGTTCGTGCCGGCGGTGCTGGTGGTCGCCGCGGTGACCCTGCTCGGGTGGCTGGTGGCCGGCGGTTCGGCCGCCGCGGCGTTCACCGCCGCGGTCGCGGTGCTGATCATCGCCTGCCCGTGCGCGCTGGGCCTGGCCACCCCGACCGCGATCCTGGTCGGCACCGGCCGCGGCGCCCAACTGGGCATCCTCATCAAAGAGCCCCGGGTGCTGGAGAACGTCCGCCACGTCGACACCGTGGTGCTGGACAAGACCGGCACCGTCACCACCGGGGCGATGGCCGTCCACGACGTCACCGCACACCCCGGTGAGGACGCCGCGACCGTGCTGGCCCACGCCGCGGCGGTCGAGGCGGCCTCCGAGCACCCGCTGGCCGCGGCGATCGTGGCCGCCGCGAAAAAGCGCGGCCTGGCCCCGGCGGCGGTCACCGAGTTCGTCAACGACCCCGGCACCGGGGTCAGCGGCACGGTCGGCGGACGGCGGGTCAGCGTGTCGCGCACCGGCACGCTGGCCGGGGTGGATCTGCTCACCCCGGCGCCGGCCCGGTCGGGCACCGTGGTCGACGTCGCCTGGGACGACCGGGTGCGCGGCACGATCACCCTCGGCGACACGATCAAACCCAGCAGCGCCGCCGCGATCGCCGAACTGCAGGCGATGGGCATCACCCCGGTGCTGCTCACCGGCGACTCCGCGGCGGTGGCCCGGCGCGTCGCCGACGAGGTGGGCATCGACCCGGCCCACGTGATCGCCGGGGTGCTGCCGACCGGCAAGGCCGACGCCGTCGCCGCCCTGCAGGCCGACGGGGCGACCGTGGCGATGGTCGGCGACGGCGTCAACGACTCGGTGGCGCTGGCCACCGCCGACATCGGCATGGCGATGGGCACCGGCACCGACGTGGCCATCGAGGCCGGCGACCTCACCCTGGTGCGCGGGGACCTGCGCACCGTGCCGACCGCGCTGCGGCTGTCGTCGCGCACGCTGCGCACCATCCGGGTGAACCTGTTCTGGGCGTTCGGCTACAACGTCGCCGCGATCCCGCTGGCGGCCCTCGGGCTGCTCAACCCGATGATCGCCGGGGCCGCGATGGCCTGCTCGTCGGTGCTGGTGGTGCTCAACAGCCTGCGGCTGCGCCGCTTCCGCTGA
- a CDS encoding DUF3093 domain-containing protein, translating into MTTEASGPASGALFYESGASWLWVLLGPLAAGTMLWIQVSSGYGYQPLVPLTFLVVVTGMLAVQVKAARIHTRVELTADTLRQGTEMFPVADIVGLYPPAPNRAKDPPKWTSARTLGELTGVPRGRTGIGLRLSHNRNAQAWARNHRGLRAALAPLAPPYTGPFDTSRPDDLDAGIEPR; encoded by the coding sequence ATGACCACCGAAGCTTCCGGACCCGCGTCGGGCGCGCTGTTCTACGAGAGCGGCGCCAGTTGGCTGTGGGTGCTGCTCGGGCCGCTGGCCGCCGGCACGATGCTGTGGATCCAGGTCTCCAGCGGCTACGGCTATCAGCCGCTGGTGCCGCTGACCTTCCTGGTGGTGGTGACCGGGATGCTGGCGGTGCAGGTCAAGGCCGCGCGGATCCACACCCGGGTGGAACTCACCGCCGACACGCTGCGCCAGGGCACCGAGATGTTCCCGGTCGCCGACATCGTCGGGCTCTACCCGCCGGCGCCGAACCGGGCCAAGGACCCGCCCAAATGGACCTCGGCGCGCACCCTCGGCGAGCTCACCGGGGTGCCGCGCGGGCGCACCGGGATCGGGCTGCGGCTCAGCCACAACCGCAACGCCCAGGCCTGGGCGCGCAACCACCGCGGGCTGCGCGCCGCGCTGGCCCCGCTGGCACCGCCGTACACCGGCCCGTTCGACACCAGCCGCCCCGACGACCTCGACGCCGGGATCGAGCCGCGATGA
- the hemB gene encoding porphobilinogen synthase, whose protein sequence is MSGFPRQRPRRLRSTPALRRLVAETTLQPRQLVLPLFVADSITEPRPIASMPGVVQHTRESLRRAAADAVAAGVGGLMLFGVPCEADKDATGSVGAHPHGVLNAALRDLAADLGAATVLMADTCLDEFTDHGHCGVLDERGGIDNDATLAEYVRLAVAQAEAGAHVVSPSGMMDGQVAAIRDGLDAAGHHQTVILAYAAKFASAFYGPFRDAVGSSLQGDRRTYQQEPGNVREALREVDLDLDEGADMVMVKPALGYLDVVAAAAARSAVPLAAYQVSGEYAMIAAAAAAGWIERRAAVLESLISIRRAGADLVLSYWATEAARWLV, encoded by the coding sequence ATGAGCGGTTTCCCGCGACAGCGTCCGCGTCGGCTGCGCTCGACCCCGGCGCTGCGGCGGCTGGTCGCCGAGACGACGCTGCAGCCGCGTCAGCTGGTGCTGCCGCTGTTCGTCGCCGACTCGATCACCGAGCCGCGCCCGATCGCGTCGATGCCCGGGGTGGTGCAACACACCCGGGAGTCGCTGCGCCGCGCCGCCGCCGACGCGGTGGCCGCCGGGGTGGGCGGGCTGATGCTGTTCGGGGTGCCGTGCGAGGCCGACAAGGACGCCACCGGATCGGTGGGCGCGCACCCGCACGGCGTCCTCAACGCGGCGCTGCGCGACCTGGCCGCCGACCTCGGCGCGGCGACCGTGCTGATGGCCGACACCTGCCTCGACGAGTTCACCGACCACGGGCACTGCGGGGTGCTCGACGAGCGCGGCGGCATCGACAACGACGCCACGCTCGCCGAGTACGTGCGTCTGGCCGTCGCCCAGGCCGAGGCGGGCGCCCACGTCGTCTCCCCGAGCGGCATGATGGACGGCCAGGTCGCCGCGATCCGTGACGGGCTCGACGCCGCCGGGCACCACCAGACGGTGATCCTGGCCTACGCCGCGAAGTTCGCCTCGGCGTTCTACGGGCCGTTCCGCGACGCGGTGGGCTCGAGCCTGCAGGGCGACCGCCGCACCTACCAGCAGGAGCCGGGCAACGTCCGCGAGGCGCTGCGCGAGGTGGACCTCGACCTCGACGAGGGCGCGGACATGGTGATGGTCAAACCCGCGCTGGGCTACCTCGACGTGGTCGCCGCCGCGGCGGCGCGCTCGGCGGTGCCGCTCGCCGCCTACCAGGTGTCGGGGGAGTACGCGATGATCGCCGCGGCCGCCGCCGCGGGCTGGATCGAGCGGCGTGCGGCGGTGCTGGAATCGTTGATCAGCATCCGCCGGGCCGGCGCCGATCTGGTGTTGAGCTACTGGGCCACCGAGGCGGCCCGTTGGCTGGTCTGA
- a CDS encoding bifunctional uroporphyrinogen-III C-methyltransferase/uroporphyrinogen-III synthase — MARQVSTRGRKPKPGRIVFVGAGPGDPGLLTTRARAALARAAVVFTDPDVPESILALVGIDLPPAPIAAPAEDAKDARDAKDARDAQDARDARGAPAGKDKAAGTRAARNAEAPCGADVRPALGGPAEVAKTLVAAARAGDDVVRLVAGDPLSVDPVVTEVTTVARTNLTFEIVPGLPPAIAVPTYAGLPLGSSHTVADVRGDVDWAALAAAPGPLILQATASHLPDAASTLIDYGLTEQTPCVVTAVGTTCSQRSVESTLHGLTEQNVFAGTELAEQTAAAGTPQSGPLVVTIGKTVNNRAKLNWWESRALYGWTVLVPRTKDQAGEMSDRLITYGALPIEVPTIAVEPPRSPAQMERAVKGLVDGRYQWLVFTSTNAVRAVWEKFSEFGLDARAFSGVKIACVGEATADRVRAFGIEPEMVPAGEQSSLGLLEEFPPYDDVFDPVNRVLLPRADIATETLAEGLRERGWEIEDVTAYRTVRAAPPPAATREMIKTGGFDAVCFTSSSTVRNLVGIAGKPHARTIVSCIGPKTAETAAEFGLRVDVRPETAAVGPLVDALAEHAARLRAEGALPPPRKKTRRR; from the coding sequence ATGGCTCGCCAAGTGAGTACGCGAGGCCGTAAACCCAAGCCGGGCCGGATCGTGTTCGTCGGTGCGGGCCCGGGCGACCCGGGGCTGCTGACCACGCGGGCCCGTGCGGCACTGGCACGTGCCGCCGTGGTGTTCACCGACCCCGACGTGCCCGAGTCGATCCTGGCGCTGGTCGGCATCGACCTGCCGCCGGCGCCGATCGCCGCGCCCGCGGAGGACGCCAAGGACGCCAGGGACGCCAAGGACGCCAGGGACGCCCAAGACGCCAGGGACGCGCGGGGCGCGCCGGCCGGCAAGGACAAGGCGGCGGGCACCCGGGCCGCCCGGAACGCCGAGGCGCCCTGCGGCGCCGACGTCCGCCCCGCGCTGGGCGGGCCCGCCGAGGTGGCCAAGACGCTGGTGGCCGCGGCCCGCGCCGGCGACGACGTGGTGCGGCTGGTCGCCGGTGACCCGCTGTCGGTGGACCCGGTGGTCACCGAGGTCACCACGGTCGCGCGGACCAACCTGACGTTCGAGATCGTGCCGGGCCTGCCCCCGGCGATCGCGGTGCCCACCTACGCGGGGCTGCCGCTGGGGTCCTCGCACACCGTCGCCGACGTGCGCGGCGACGTGGACTGGGCGGCGCTGGCCGCCGCGCCGGGCCCGCTGATCCTGCAGGCCACCGCCTCGCATCTGCCGGACGCGGCGAGCACCCTGATCGACTACGGGCTCACCGAGCAGACCCCGTGTGTGGTGACCGCGGTCGGCACCACCTGCTCGCAGCGGTCGGTGGAGTCCACCCTGCACGGGCTGACCGAGCAGAACGTGTTCGCCGGCACCGAGCTGGCCGAGCAGACCGCGGCGGCCGGGACGCCGCAGAGCGGTCCGCTGGTGGTCACCATCGGCAAGACCGTCAACAACCGGGCCAAGCTGAACTGGTGGGAGAGCCGGGCGCTGTACGGCTGGACGGTGCTGGTGCCGCGCACCAAGGACCAGGCCGGCGAGATGAGCGACCGGCTGATCACCTACGGGGCGCTGCCGATCGAGGTGCCCACCATCGCCGTGGAGCCGCCGCGCAGCCCCGCCCAGATGGAGCGGGCGGTCAAGGGCCTGGTCGACGGGCGCTACCAGTGGTTGGTGTTCACCTCCACCAACGCCGTGCGCGCGGTGTGGGAGAAGTTCAGCGAGTTCGGCCTCGACGCCCGCGCGTTCTCCGGGGTCAAGATCGCCTGTGTGGGCGAGGCGACCGCCGACCGGGTGCGCGCCTTCGGCATCGAACCGGAGATGGTGCCGGCCGGCGAGCAGTCCTCGCTGGGGCTGCTCGAGGAGTTCCCGCCCTACGACGACGTGTTCGACCCGGTGAACCGGGTGCTGCTGCCGCGCGCCGACATCGCCACCGAGACCCTCGCCGAGGGGCTGCGGGAGCGCGGCTGGGAGATCGAGGACGTCACCGCCTACCGCACGGTGCGCGCCGCGCCGCCGCCGGCGGCCACCCGCGAGATGATCAAGACCGGCGGGTTCGACGCGGTCTGCTTCACCTCGAGCTCCACGGTGCGCAACCTCGTCGGCATCGCCGGCAAGCCGCATGCGCGCACCATCGTGAGCTGCATCGGGCCGAAGACCGCCGAGACCGCCGCCGAGTTCGGGCTGCGCGTCGACGTGCGCCCGGAGACCGCCGCGGTGGGTCCGCTGGTCGACGCGCTGGCCGAGCACGCCGCCCGGCTGCGCGCCGAGGGGGCGTTGCCGCCGCCGCGCAAGAAGACCCGGCGGCGCTAG